A genomic segment from Streptomyces sp. NBC_00459 encodes:
- a CDS encoding adenosine deaminase — translation MSDHHQSAAAAAPDPHAFIAGLPKAELHVHHVGSASPRIVSQLAARHPDSQVPTDPEALADFFTFTDFAHFIKVYLSVVDLIRTPEDVRLLTYEIARDMARQQIRYAELTVTPFSSTRRGIDARAFMDAIEDARKSAEAEFGTVLRWCFDIPGEAGLESAEETVRLATDDRLRPEGLVSFGLGGPEIGVPRPQFKPYFDRAIAAGLRSVPHAGETTGPETVWDALNHLRAERIGHGTSSAQDPELLAHLAEQRIALEVCPTSNIATRAVRTLDEHPLKEFVRAGVLVTINSDDPPMFGTDLNSEYAVAARLLDLDEWGIADLAKNAVEASFLDPAGKAALAAEIDTYTSAWLAP, via the coding sequence TTGAGCGACCACCACCAGTCTGCCGCAGCCGCTGCCCCCGACCCGCACGCCTTCATCGCCGGGCTGCCCAAGGCCGAACTGCACGTCCACCACGTGGGCTCCGCCTCCCCCCGGATCGTCTCGCAGCTGGCCGCCCGCCACCCCGACTCCCAGGTGCCCACCGATCCCGAGGCCCTGGCGGACTTCTTCACGTTCACGGACTTCGCCCACTTCATCAAGGTGTACCTGTCCGTCGTGGACCTCATCCGCACGCCCGAGGACGTCCGGCTGCTGACGTACGAGATCGCCCGGGACATGGCCCGGCAGCAGATCCGGTACGCCGAGCTGACCGTCACCCCGTTCTCCTCCACCCGCCGCGGCATCGACGCGCGCGCCTTCATGGACGCGATCGAGGACGCCCGGAAGTCGGCCGAGGCCGAGTTCGGGACCGTACTGCGCTGGTGCTTCGACATCCCGGGCGAGGCCGGGCTCGAATCGGCCGAGGAGACGGTGCGGCTCGCCACCGACGACCGGCTGCGCCCGGAGGGGCTGGTCTCGTTCGGGCTCGGCGGGCCCGAGATCGGCGTACCCAGGCCGCAGTTCAAGCCGTACTTCGACCGGGCGATCGCCGCCGGCCTGCGGTCGGTGCCGCACGCGGGCGAGACCACCGGCCCGGAGACGGTCTGGGACGCGCTGAACCACCTGCGCGCAGAACGCATCGGGCACGGTACGAGTTCCGCGCAGGACCCCGAACTGCTCGCCCATCTCGCCGAGCAGCGCATCGCCCTGGAGGTCTGCCCGACCTCCAACATCGCCACGCGCGCGGTCCGTACGCTCGACGAGCACCCCCTCAAGGAGTTCGTGCGGGCCGGCGTCCTCGTCACGATCAACTCCGACGACCCGCCGATGTTCGGCACCGACCTCAACAGCGAGTACGCGGTCGCCGCCCGGCTGCTCGACCTCGACGAGTGGGGTATCGCCGACCTCGCCAAGAACGCCGTCGAGGCCTCTTTCCTCGACCCGGCGGGCAAGGCTGCGCTGGCCGCCGAGATCGACACGTACACCTCGGCATGGCTCGCCCCCTGA
- a CDS encoding DUF4190 domain-containing protein, translating into MSDAAQPPHPPENLPVEGASSEGAATGESVSESPANGTPARVPLDKPPAGSAAGGTTAGSEPEFDPWAPPAEDTPRSGSAPEGPGSTVFWNNGDTTPPPATVHDHPTVTSTPAATTPPPGAHSGPPAPQASQPWANPFAAPGAPAAGTPQDNPFAPPAPHSSYARPAAPGEPVPPPPIAPDGPGPAPYGYPAYPAYPSQEGYGYPQQAGYAVAGPAQPAPPMYGGAPGYGWAPMAPQPMNGMGTASLVVGIVSAVFFCLWPLAIILGILAVVFGLIARGRARRGQATNGGQALAGIICGGVAIILAVMFGVLFIVVGDEGSADDIDGSYSTFLSQQV; encoded by the coding sequence ATGTCCGACGCCGCGCAGCCGCCGCACCCACCGGAGAACCTCCCTGTGGAAGGGGCGAGTTCCGAGGGCGCGGCGACCGGTGAATCCGTCAGCGAAAGCCCCGCGAACGGCACACCTGCGCGGGTCCCGCTGGACAAGCCTCCGGCCGGGTCCGCCGCCGGGGGAACCACGGCAGGTTCCGAACCCGAGTTCGATCCCTGGGCGCCCCCGGCGGAGGACACCCCTCGCTCGGGTTCCGCCCCTGAGGGACCCGGCAGCACGGTGTTCTGGAACAACGGCGACACCACCCCGCCACCCGCCACCGTCCACGACCACCCCACGGTCACCTCGACGCCGGCGGCCACCACGCCCCCGCCGGGCGCCCACTCGGGCCCGCCCGCACCTCAGGCCTCCCAGCCCTGGGCGAACCCGTTCGCCGCGCCCGGAGCTCCGGCGGCCGGGACCCCGCAGGACAACCCCTTCGCGCCCCCCGCTCCGCACTCCTCCTACGCCCGGCCCGCCGCACCCGGCGAGCCGGTCCCCCCGCCGCCCATAGCACCCGACGGCCCCGGACCGGCCCCATACGGCTACCCCGCCTACCCGGCCTACCCGTCCCAGGAGGGCTACGGCTATCCGCAGCAGGCCGGATACGCCGTTGCCGGGCCCGCGCAGCCCGCGCCCCCGATGTACGGCGGCGCTCCCGGCTACGGCTGGGCCCCCATGGCGCCCCAGCCGATGAACGGCATGGGTACGGCCTCGCTCGTGGTCGGCATCGTCTCCGCTGTCTTCTTCTGCCTCTGGCCGCTGGCGATCATCCTGGGCATCCTCGCCGTGGTGTTCGGCCTGATCGCCCGTGGCAGGGCCCGCCGGGGCCAGGCGACCAACGGGGGCCAGGCGCTGGCCGGGATCATCTGCGGTGGCGTCGCCATCATCCTCGCCGTGATGTTCGGCGTCCTCTTCATCGTGGTCGGCGACGAGGGGTCCGCCGACGACATCGACGGCAGCTACTCGACCTTCCTGTCCCAGCAGGTCTGA
- a CDS encoding NADAR family protein → MSVVDARLACMGKILGDREKPEQSGQIDSLEALTREVRAGARVKYLHFWGHRPRPDGRVGPSCLSQWWPAAFSVDGVEYATAEHWMMAAKARLFEDAEAERQAITAPNPALAKKAGRLVRGFDQAVWERERFGIVVEGSVHKFTAHSDLGGFLLGTGERVLVEASPVDRVWGIGLAADDEAALDPERWRGPNLLGFALMAARERLRVGWRTAGGAAQA, encoded by the coding sequence ATGTCAGTGGTGGATGCCAGACTCGCGTGCATGGGGAAAATCTTGGGTGATAGGGAGAAGCCGGAGCAGTCGGGGCAGATCGATTCGTTGGAGGCCCTGACCAGGGAAGTCCGTGCCGGGGCCCGGGTCAAGTACCTGCACTTCTGGGGGCACCGACCACGCCCGGACGGCCGTGTGGGGCCGAGCTGTCTCAGCCAGTGGTGGCCGGCCGCGTTCTCGGTCGACGGGGTGGAGTACGCGACGGCCGAGCACTGGATGATGGCCGCCAAGGCCCGCCTGTTCGAGGACGCGGAGGCGGAGCGGCAGGCGATCACGGCACCGAACCCGGCCCTGGCGAAGAAGGCAGGCCGGCTCGTGCGCGGCTTCGACCAGGCAGTATGGGAGCGCGAACGGTTCGGGATCGTGGTCGAGGGCAGCGTCCACAAGTTCACCGCGCACAGTGATCTGGGCGGGTTTCTGCTGGGCACGGGCGAGCGGGTGCTGGTGGAGGCGAGCCCGGTGGACCGTGTCTGGGGCATCGGCCTGGCCGCGGACGACGAGGCGGCGCTGGACCCCGAGCGGTGGCGGGGGCCGAACCTGCTGGGGTTCGCCCTGATGGCGGCACGGGAGCGGCTGCGGGTGGGTTGGCGTACCGCTGGAGGCGCGGCCCAGGCGTGA
- a CDS encoding gamma-aminobutyraldehyde dehydrogenase, translating into MHNPGHRFPAQERLAAGAQYIAGRLTRGTSGRTHAVVDPATGEAVYTYELAGHDDVDAAVAAARAAFPAWAGATPGERSDALHRFAAVLAERAEEFARAESLQCGKPLKLTREFDVPGTIDNTAFFAGAARHLQGQSAGEYSGDHTSYVRREPIGVVGSIAPWNYPLQMAAWKILPAIAAGNTIVLKPAELTPLTSLLFAEAATAAGIPDGVINVVTGTGREAGEYLVGHPDVVMTSFTGSTAVGKRVAEVATATVKRLHLELGGKAPFVVFDDADLDAAVNGAVAGALINTGQDCTAATRAYVQRPLYEEFVARTAALMETVRLGDPFAPGTDLGPLISHAQRDRVAGFVERARAYARVVAGGEAPQGELKSGAYYRPTLVVDAAQDSEIVQSEIFGPVLVVLPFDSDDDGIRLANDTPYGLAASAWSRDVYRANRATREIKAGCVWVNDHIPIISEMPHGGYKASGFGKDMSTYSFDEYTQIKHVMFDNTAVARKDWHRTIFGDR; encoded by the coding sequence ATGCACAATCCGGGCCATCGCTTCCCGGCACAGGAGCGGCTCGCGGCCGGCGCGCAGTACATCGCGGGCCGCCTGACCCGCGGCACCTCCGGCCGTACGCACGCGGTCGTCGACCCCGCCACCGGCGAGGCGGTCTACACGTACGAGCTGGCCGGTCACGACGACGTGGACGCCGCCGTCGCCGCCGCGCGCGCGGCCTTCCCGGCCTGGGCCGGGGCCACCCCGGGCGAGCGTTCCGACGCACTGCACCGCTTCGCCGCCGTCCTCGCCGAGCGCGCCGAGGAATTCGCGCGCGCCGAGTCCCTCCAGTGCGGCAAGCCGCTCAAGCTGACCCGCGAGTTCGACGTGCCGGGCACGATCGACAACACCGCCTTCTTCGCCGGAGCCGCCCGGCACCTCCAGGGGCAGTCGGCCGGGGAGTACTCCGGTGACCACACCTCGTACGTCCGCCGGGAACCCATCGGTGTCGTCGGGTCCATCGCGCCCTGGAACTATCCCCTCCAGATGGCCGCCTGGAAGATCCTGCCGGCCATCGCGGCGGGCAACACGATCGTGCTCAAGCCCGCCGAGCTGACCCCGCTGACCTCGCTCCTCTTCGCCGAGGCGGCCACCGCGGCCGGAATCCCGGACGGGGTGATCAATGTCGTCACCGGGACCGGCAGGGAAGCCGGTGAGTATCTCGTCGGGCATCCCGATGTCGTCATGACGTCCTTCACCGGATCCACCGCCGTCGGCAAGCGCGTCGCCGAGGTCGCCACAGCCACCGTCAAGCGGCTCCATCTGGAACTGGGCGGCAAGGCACCCTTCGTCGTCTTCGACGACGCCGATCTCGACGCGGCCGTCAACGGCGCCGTCGCGGGCGCCCTCATCAACACCGGGCAGGACTGCACGGCCGCCACGCGCGCATACGTGCAACGGCCGCTCTACGAGGAGTTCGTCGCGAGAACGGCCGCCCTCATGGAGACCGTCCGGCTCGGTGATCCGTTCGCCCCGGGCACCGACCTCGGGCCGCTCATCTCGCACGCGCAGCGCGACCGGGTCGCCGGGTTCGTCGAGCGGGCGCGTGCCTACGCGCGCGTGGTGGCCGGCGGCGAGGCTCCCCAGGGGGAACTGAAGAGCGGCGCCTACTACCGGCCCACCCTGGTCGTCGACGCCGCCCAGGACAGCGAGATCGTCCAGTCCGAGATCTTCGGGCCCGTGCTCGTCGTCCTCCCGTTCGACAGCGACGACGACGGCATCCGGCTCGCCAACGACACGCCCTACGGTCTCGCCGCCTCCGCCTGGAGCCGGGACGTCTACCGGGCGAACCGCGCCACCCGCGAGATCAAGGCGGGCTGCGTGTGGGTCAACGACCACATTCCGATCATCAGCGAGATGCCCCACGGGGGTTACAAGGCGTCCGGCTTCGGCAAGGACATGTCCACGTACTCGTTCGATGAGTACACGCAGATCAAGCACGTCATGTTCGACAACACCGCGGTTGCCCGCAAGGACTGGCACCGCACGATCTTCGGGGACCGCTGA
- a CDS encoding polyamine ABC transporter substrate-binding protein yields the protein MEQYEPDRLSPAQVAAMRRSFRNGRAALTRRSLLRASAGGALVAGGLGALTGCGIPAAGKTAGGVSADDHSAKEKTVNFSNWTEYMDVDESEKHHPTLDAFTERTGIKVKYTEDINDNVEFFGKIKPQLAAGQDTGRDIIVLTDWLAGRLIRLGWVQKLDASNLPHAFANLSEQFRSPDWDPGRAYSYPWQGISTVIAYNKKALDGVEVKSVSDMLDNPKLKGRVGFLSEMRDSIGMTLLDMGKDPAKFTDDDYDAAVARLQKAVDKGQIRRFSGNDYTADLTSGDFAACIAWAGDVVQLKADSPDIDFIIPDSGYITSSDNMLIPNKARHKTNAERLMDYYYEPQPAAELAAYINYVCPVDGVKPYLAKIDKDAADNPLIIPDAAMAAKSHAFRLLSQKEETAYEEKFAKLTGA from the coding sequence ATGGAGCAGTACGAGCCCGACCGCCTTTCCCCGGCCCAGGTGGCCGCCATGCGGCGCAGCTTCCGCAATGGCAGGGCCGCCCTGACCCGCCGGTCCCTGCTGCGCGCCTCCGCGGGCGGCGCCCTGGTCGCCGGCGGCCTCGGTGCGCTGACCGGCTGTGGCATCCCCGCGGCCGGCAAGACCGCGGGAGGCGTCTCCGCGGACGACCACTCGGCCAAGGAGAAGACCGTCAACTTCTCCAACTGGACCGAGTACATGGACGTCGACGAGAGCGAGAAGCACCACCCCACGCTCGACGCGTTCACCGAGCGGACCGGCATCAAGGTCAAGTACACCGAGGACATCAACGACAACGTCGAGTTCTTCGGCAAGATCAAACCGCAGCTCGCGGCGGGCCAGGACACCGGCCGGGACATCATCGTCCTCACCGACTGGCTGGCCGGCCGGCTGATCCGGCTCGGCTGGGTCCAGAAACTGGACGCCTCGAACCTCCCGCACGCCTTCGCGAACCTGTCGGAGCAGTTCCGCAGCCCCGACTGGGACCCGGGGCGCGCCTACTCCTACCCCTGGCAGGGGATCTCGACCGTCATCGCCTACAACAAGAAGGCGCTGGACGGCGTCGAGGTGAAGTCGGTCTCCGACATGCTCGACAACCCCAAGCTGAAGGGGCGCGTCGGGTTCCTCTCCGAGATGCGCGACAGCATCGGTATGACCCTGCTCGACATGGGCAAGGACCCGGCGAAGTTCACCGACGACGACTACGACGCGGCCGTCGCCCGGCTCCAGAAGGCCGTCGACAAGGGCCAGATCCGCCGCTTCTCCGGCAACGACTACACGGCCGACCTGACCTCGGGCGACTTCGCCGCCTGTATCGCCTGGGCCGGTGACGTGGTCCAGCTCAAGGCGGACAGCCCGGACATCGACTTCATCATCCCGGACAGCGGCTACATCACGTCGAGCGACAACATGCTGATCCCCAACAAGGCTCGCCACAAGACGAACGCCGAGCGGCTCATGGACTACTACTACGAGCCCCAGCCGGCCGCCGAACTGGCCGCCTACATCAACTACGTGTGTCCGGTCGACGGAGTGAAGCCGTACCTCGCGAAGATCGACAAGGACGCGGCGGACAACCCGCTGATCATTCCCGACGCGGCGATGGCCGCGAAGTCCCACGCCTTCCGGTTGCTGAGCCAGAAGGAAGAGACGGCGTACGAGGAGAAGTTCGCGAAGTTGACAGGGGCGTAG
- a CDS encoding ABC transporter ATP-binding protein: protein MTSTAADHGGDVRLSGISKTYGSFTAVHPLDLTVPQGSFFALLGASGCGKTTTLRMIAGLEEPSSGTVFLGDQEVTNLPPYKRPVNTVFQSYALFPHLDIFENVAFGLRRRGIKSVKKQVEDMLELVQLGEQARKKPHQLSGGQQQRVAVARALINTPRVLLLDEPLGALDLKLRRQMQLELKRIQTEVGITFVHVTHDQEEAMTMADTVAVMNAGRVEQLGSPADLYENPQTTFVANFLGTSNLIEAEVDAKSGDEIVLKAGGGKLLLPEARCSAPTRTGGKVLVGVRPEKISLTHADDAGDIPAGRNRITGKIAATSFIGVSTQYVIDSPVCPEFEVYVQNIDRDARLTPGAEVVLHWNPAHTFGLDADQDIDAGVGTVDDEAAV, encoded by the coding sequence ATGACCAGCACAGCAGCAGACCACGGCGGCGACGTCCGTCTCTCCGGGATCAGCAAGACCTACGGCTCCTTCACCGCCGTACACCCCCTAGACCTCACCGTCCCGCAGGGCTCCTTCTTCGCCCTGCTCGGTGCCTCCGGCTGCGGGAAGACCACGACCCTGCGGATGATCGCCGGCCTGGAGGAACCTTCCTCCGGCACTGTCTTCCTGGGCGACCAGGAGGTCACGAACCTGCCGCCGTACAAGCGGCCGGTGAACACGGTCTTCCAGTCGTACGCACTCTTCCCGCACCTCGACATCTTCGAGAACGTCGCCTTCGGCCTGCGCCGGCGCGGCATCAAGTCGGTGAAGAAGCAGGTCGAGGACATGCTGGAGCTCGTACAGCTCGGGGAGCAGGCGCGCAAGAAACCGCACCAGCTCTCCGGCGGCCAGCAGCAGCGGGTCGCCGTGGCCCGCGCGCTGATCAACACCCCCAGGGTGCTGCTCCTCGACGAACCCCTCGGCGCCCTCGACCTCAAGCTGCGCCGCCAGATGCAGCTTGAGCTGAAGCGCATCCAGACCGAGGTCGGCATCACCTTCGTCCATGTCACGCACGACCAGGAGGAGGCCATGACGATGGCCGACACGGTCGCCGTGATGAACGCGGGCCGGGTCGAGCAGCTCGGGTCGCCCGCCGATCTCTACGAGAACCCGCAGACCACCTTCGTCGCGAACTTCCTCGGCACCTCCAACCTCATCGAGGCCGAGGTCGACGCCAAGAGCGGCGACGAGATCGTCCTCAAGGCGGGCGGCGGCAAGCTCCTGCTCCCCGAGGCCCGATGTTCCGCGCCCACCAGAACCGGCGGCAAGGTGCTGGTCGGGGTCCGCCCCGAGAAGATCTCCCTCACGCACGCGGACGACGCCGGGGACATCCCGGCCGGCCGCAACCGCATCACCGGGAAGATCGCCGCGACCAGTTTCATCGGCGTCTCCACGCAGTACGTCATCGACAGCCCCGTCTGCCCCGAGTTCGAGGTGTACGTCCAGAACATCGACCGCGACGCCAGGCTGACCCCCGGCGCGGAGGTCGTCCTGCATTGGAACCCGGCCCACACCTTCGGCCTGGACGCCGATCAGGACATAGACGCGGGCGTCGGGACGGTCGACGACGAGGCGGCCGTCTGA
- a CDS encoding ABC transporter permease, which translates to MATATPEAPPLVPAPAKKPPRRRGRWTPYWLLLPGLLWLFVFFALPMVYQASTSVQTGSLEEGYKVTWHFATYWDALTDYWPQFLRSVLYAGAATILCLVLGYPLAYLIAFRAGRWRNLIMILVIAPFFTSFLIRTLAWKTILADGGPVVGALNSLHVLDVTSWLGITAGDRVLATPLAVVCGLTYNFLPFMILPLYTSLERIDGRLHEAAGDLYARPFTTFRKVTFPLSMPGVVSGTLLTFIPASGDYVNADLLGSTDTRMIGNVIQTQFLRILDYPTAAALSFILMAAILIMVTLYIRKSGTEDLV; encoded by the coding sequence ATGGCCACCGCGACCCCCGAAGCGCCGCCCCTGGTTCCGGCGCCGGCGAAGAAGCCCCCGCGCCGAAGAGGCCGCTGGACACCGTACTGGCTGCTCCTGCCCGGCCTTCTCTGGCTGTTCGTGTTCTTCGCGCTGCCGATGGTCTACCAGGCCTCCACGTCCGTGCAGACGGGCTCCCTGGAGGAGGGCTACAAGGTCACCTGGCACTTCGCGACCTACTGGGACGCGCTGACCGACTACTGGCCGCAGTTCCTGCGCTCGGTGCTGTACGCGGGCGCCGCCACGATCCTGTGCCTGGTCCTCGGCTATCCGCTCGCCTATCTGATCGCGTTCCGCGCGGGACGCTGGCGCAACCTGATCATGATCCTGGTGATCGCGCCGTTCTTCACCAGCTTCCTGATCCGTACGCTCGCCTGGAAGACGATCCTCGCGGACGGCGGCCCGGTCGTCGGCGCCCTCAACTCGCTGCACGTCCTGGACGTCACCAGCTGGCTCGGCATCACGGCGGGGGACCGGGTGCTGGCCACGCCGCTCGCGGTGGTCTGCGGTCTGACCTACAACTTCCTGCCGTTCATGATCCTGCCGCTCTACACCTCCCTCGAACGCATCGACGGCAGGCTGCACGAGGCGGCCGGCGACCTCTACGCCAGGCCGTTCACGACGTTCCGCAAGGTCACCTTCCCGCTGTCGATGCCGGGTGTCGTCTCCGGCACGCTGCTGACCTTCATCCCGGCGAGCGGCGACTACGTCAATGCCGACCTGCTCGGCTCCACCGACACCCGCATGATCGGCAACGTCATCCAGACGCAGTTCCTGCGCATCCTCGACTATCCGACGGCCGCCGCCCTCTCCTTCATTCTCATGGCGGCGATCCTCATCATGGTCACCCTCTACATCCGCAAGTCCGGGACGGAGGACCTGGTTTAA
- a CDS encoding ABC transporter permease, with protein MAFVNSIGRWLKSHFVVIAGLITLGYLLLPNIVVTVFSFNKPKGRFNYEWQQFSTDAWRDPCGVADMCGSLSLSLRIAFWATIGATVLGTMIAFALVRYRFRARGAVNSLIFLPMAMPEVVMAASLLTLFLNLGAQLGFWTILIAHIMFCLSFVVVAVKARVMSMDPRLEEAARDLYAGPVQTFVRVTLPIVAPGIAAGALLAFALSFDDFIITNFNAGSTVTFPMFVWGSAQRGTPVQINVIGTAMFLIAVLFVLTGMVIGNRRNRQKNA; from the coding sequence ATGGCCTTCGTGAACTCGATCGGGCGCTGGCTCAAGAGCCATTTCGTCGTCATCGCGGGACTGATCACCCTCGGATATCTGCTGCTGCCGAACATCGTCGTCACGGTGTTCTCCTTCAACAAACCGAAGGGCCGCTTCAACTACGAGTGGCAGCAGTTCTCGACGGACGCCTGGCGTGACCCCTGCGGGGTCGCCGACATGTGCGGCTCGCTCTCGCTCAGCCTGCGGATCGCCTTCTGGGCGACCATCGGGGCGACCGTCCTCGGCACGATGATCGCCTTCGCGCTGGTGCGGTACCGCTTCCGCGCGCGGGGTGCCGTCAACTCCCTCATCTTCCTCCCCATGGCGATGCCCGAGGTCGTCATGGCGGCCTCGCTGCTCACCCTGTTCCTCAACCTGGGCGCCCAGCTGGGCTTCTGGACGATCCTGATCGCCCACATCATGTTCTGCCTCAGCTTCGTCGTCGTCGCCGTGAAGGCACGCGTGATGTCGATGGACCCACGGCTGGAGGAGGCCGCCCGGGACCTCTACGCGGGCCCGGTGCAGACCTTCGTACGCGTCACCCTGCCCATCGTCGCCCCCGGGATCGCGGCGGGCGCGCTGCTCGCCTTCGCGCTCTCCTTCGACGATTTCATCATCACCAATTTCAACGCGGGCTCGACCGTCACCTTCCCCATGTTCGTCTGGGGCTCGGCGCAGCGCGGAACGCCCGTTCAGATCAATGTCATCGGTACGGCCATGTTCCTGATCGCCGTACTGTTCGTGCTGACCGGAATGGTCATCGGCAACCGCCGAAACCGGCAGAAGAACGCGTAG
- a CDS encoding NAD(P)/FAD-dependent oxidoreductase gives MAPSAMTHGNVNRWTKSLSDAQPVAYWLDDPGRPHPEPALTGGESCDLLVVGGGYSGLWTALIAKERDPQRDVVLVEGREVGWAASGRNGGFCAASLTHGLANGLARWPDEIHRLQELGAHNLDEIEKSVARHSLDCDFERTGEIDVATEPHQATELRSWYEELDRKGLATGTEFLDTEAVREQVASPTFLAGLHDRTGVAMLNPAKLAWGLKRACLRLGVRVYEHTPALTLRPYGAGMAVRTPYGSVRARRIALGTNIFPSLVKRVRAYTVPVYDYALMTEPLSEGQLADIGWRNRQGLGDSANQFHYFRLSADNRILWGGYDAIYPYGGRVRAEYDDRPETYAKLADHFFTCFPQLEGVRFTHAWGGAIDTCSRFSAFFGTAHGGRVAYAAGFTGLGVGATRFGADVMLDLLAGERTERTSLEMVRRKPLPFPPEPFAWTGIALTKWSLARADAHGGRRNLWLKTMDRLGLGFDS, from the coding sequence ATGGCCCCAAGCGCCATGACCCATGGAAACGTAAATCGCTGGACCAAGTCTCTTTCCGACGCCCAGCCGGTCGCGTACTGGCTGGACGACCCCGGCAGGCCACACCCCGAGCCCGCTCTCACCGGCGGCGAGAGCTGCGATCTGCTGGTGGTGGGCGGCGGGTACAGCGGGCTGTGGACCGCGCTGATCGCCAAGGAGCGCGACCCGCAGCGGGACGTCGTGCTCGTCGAGGGCCGCGAGGTGGGCTGGGCCGCCTCGGGCCGCAACGGCGGCTTCTGCGCCGCCTCTCTCACCCACGGCCTGGCCAACGGCCTCGCCCGCTGGCCGGACGAGATCCACCGCCTCCAGGAACTCGGCGCGCACAACCTGGACGAGATCGAGAAGTCGGTCGCCCGGCACTCCCTCGACTGCGACTTCGAGCGCACCGGCGAGATCGACGTCGCCACCGAACCGCACCAGGCCACCGAACTCCGCTCCTGGTACGAGGAGTTGGACCGCAAGGGCCTCGCGACCGGCACCGAGTTCCTGGACACGGAAGCGGTACGGGAGCAGGTCGCGTCGCCCACCTTCCTGGCCGGCCTGCACGACCGCACCGGCGTCGCGATGCTCAACCCGGCGAAACTGGCCTGGGGTCTGAAGAGGGCGTGCCTGCGCCTCGGCGTCCGCGTTTACGAGCACACACCGGCGCTCACCCTGCGGCCGTACGGCGCCGGCATGGCCGTACGCACACCGTACGGGTCGGTCCGCGCCCGTCGGATCGCCCTCGGCACGAACATCTTCCCGAGCCTGGTGAAGCGCGTACGGGCGTACACGGTCCCGGTCTACGACTACGCGCTGATGACCGAACCCCTGAGCGAGGGGCAGCTCGCCGACATCGGCTGGCGCAACCGCCAGGGCCTCGGGGACAGCGCCAACCAGTTCCACTACTTCCGGCTGAGCGCCGACAACCGCATCCTGTGGGGCGGCTACGACGCGATCTATCCGTACGGCGGCCGGGTGCGCGCCGAGTACGACGACCGCCCGGAGACCTACGCCAAGCTGGCCGACCACTTCTTCACCTGCTTCCCGCAGCTGGAAGGCGTCCGCTTCACCCACGCGTGGGGCGGCGCGATCGACACCTGCTCGCGCTTCTCGGCGTTCTTCGGCACCGCGCACGGGGGGCGAGTGGCGTATGCGGCGGGGTTCACCGGCCTCGGTGTCGGTGCGACGCGCTTCGGGGCGGACGTGATGCTGGACCTGCTGGCGGGGGAGCGCACGGAGCGTACGTCGTTGGAGATGGTTCGCAGGAAGCCGCTGCCGTTCCCGCCCGAGCCGTTCGCCTGGACGGGCATCGCGCTCACCAAGTGGTCGCTGGCGAGGGCGGACGCGCACGGCGGCAGACGCAACCTGTGGCTGAAGACGATGGACCGGCTGGGGCTCGGGTTCGACAGCTGA
- a CDS encoding phosphatase PAP2 family protein, whose product MRRSDPIVRPGTPPPVPGRTTSRSLLSLLTLAVLLFALITWQVAVHGPLARADERLSDIAVHPSRGWALLADLGSIVVAVPVLVVVLVYVGLRARRAGTERWWREPVGAGLLMAAVPAIVVPLKELVARSGPPVMGPGTGFYPSGHTATAVVAYGSATLLLLPWLVRTYARRLVLTGCLALNAAVAVGLVIRGFHWPLDVVASWCLCGALLILLRLFARRPSS is encoded by the coding sequence GTGCGACGATCCGATCCGATCGTCCGCCCTGGAACTCCCCCCCCTGTTCCAGGGCGGACGACCTCCCGGAGTCTCCTCTCCCTTCTGACCCTCGCGGTCCTCCTCTTCGCGCTGATCACCTGGCAGGTCGCCGTCCACGGCCCCCTCGCCCGCGCGGACGAACGCCTCAGCGACATAGCAGTCCACCCGTCCCGCGGCTGGGCGCTCCTCGCCGACCTCGGCAGCATCGTGGTCGCCGTTCCCGTCCTCGTCGTCGTCCTGGTGTACGTCGGTCTGCGCGCGCGTCGGGCCGGTACGGAACGCTGGTGGCGGGAACCGGTCGGCGCGGGCCTGCTGATGGCGGCCGTGCCCGCGATCGTCGTACCGCTGAAGGAGCTGGTCGCCCGGTCCGGGCCACCGGTCATGGGCCCCGGCACCGGGTTCTACCCCTCCGGTCACACCGCGACGGCCGTCGTGGCCTACGGCTCCGCCACGCTGCTCCTGCTGCCGTGGCTGGTACGTACGTACGCCCGTCGGCTCGTCCTGACCGGCTGCCTCGCCCTCAACGCCGCCGTCGCCGTCGGGCTGGTGATCCGGGGGTTCCACTGGCCGCTGGACGTGGTGGCCAGCTGGTGTCTGTGCGGGGCGCTGCTGATCCTGCTGCGGCTGTTCGCCCGCAGGCCCTCATCCTGA